acaatattattgaGGAGAAATATGTGTACTTAGTGTTTGATAGATCACTGAACACGTTTGCTACTAGCTTCGGTGACGTTCTcacttataatattttcttcaatgataaatctaaacaaaatatttaaaaaatgaaactgaaacgagtcatcgagctcctaaatataatgtcgtagtttataatttctaataacaatatctataggattaatttcattttcattctgtaaaatataggattgcagtcgtcacaaatatgtgacgtgttgtataatatattaatatatattatattaaaatataaatcgtgtattttacataaagaaactaaGATtgctcttataaatattttcatttaaccctttatagacTCATGTGAATTTGAAGTCGCGCAAtatactgggttaaattgatttattcaattttttatcgcaaaatgacgaatgaaattcactaattaattaacttaaacttttatacacacaGACTtaaacgttcaacgtcattgtagtttcaaactttcaaaacatgttcgttttaataaaattatttagactattgaatacattgttaatttgtattcataggttgatatttattaacttcatattgtatacatatttttatagtcacgaaaaaaattcggcccatggaGGGTTGAAGTTATAAGatatgacattatatttaggaactcaatgactcgcttcaatttcatttttccaatatttccttTGGAAGATTTGCtgagttgaataaaatattacaattgagaagtCTCGTCAGTAAAACAAATGCTGCTAgctaacgtgttaacactagaactaccaggtgggtcaaaatgaccaattcctaatttcttcttttggaATGACTGCAGACATATAGATActtttttaagaaatgattaaagaagcagatttagtaatacataaactaaagtataaaccaattgaaatgttAACTGCTTGGTCTATGATTTggctactttgccattaataatttattggaaaaagagaaaaattctaagcatatgttatgtaTATAtctccttttaagtataatagttgattacagaggaataatatttactttgaattccaatgaactgagtaatatatatatttgttgaatcatgttgaaaattttcacaaGTCTCACTTGTTGTTATAGAACAAGggattaataaattcacgcatacagcttttataaagacattttcAAAAGACAGTTTAagtgtttggtagttctagtgttaaggaagcaTTTGTACTCTCGAATTGTTTGGGCCAACACACCTACCACCTGTTAAGGAATAACGAACTGGTTGGTAGAGTtttctttagaatattttttcaacATGACCAGTTCGTTTGTTCGTCCATCGAAGGCCTAATGGACCTGGGATAAGAGATCTGTATaagtaataaagaaaaaacGCTGAAGAAATATTGCATCATATGAAATCCACTGTACAAGTAAGTTAGGGAATCCCCTGAAGACTTCAATGGAGCAGAGAGTAAGGAGCTCTTTTATTATAACGAATTTAAAGAACATGTTCCTCTTGCGTTTTGTTCGTTGTTTTATCATTATGCGAGGCAAGTGTGAGCTTTGTGTGAAAAAGAAATGGTTGATAGTAACTTTCAGGAGTGTTTATAAAAGACTATCCGACGCGGATGTGTTTCTTTCTAAGAGAAAGGAAGCTAGAGATATGTATGCAACAGTACCATTGATAATATTCGTTTTTATTGGGTTTATAGTTTATGGGCAATGGTTAATACTTAATGTAATGTTGATAGAGCTTGTGTTGTAgttattattacattgtttttaCTGTTACTTtgtgttataattatataatggaAAATTCTAGAAGCTATTAAGATTGCAAACGTTATATTACGTACATATAAagataaattttgtttcttgaTATTTTTACTAATATGAGAAAAACCTCTAACTGTCAGAGTTCAAGATTTCCTCTTTGTATATACGATTAAGTTGCTGAAGTGGTTGTTAAAAATTCctctatataataaaactatttctctttattattaatgatgattaataatattgctACCAGTACTACTAATGATTAAGTGTATTTGTAGCATAAGCGATATATTAACAGACTCTTTAAAtacaatgattttataatgaaagGACCACTGTAATGGTTTCAAGAATGGATCAAGAAAAACTTCTCAAACTAATTGTTAACTTTTATTCCAAcatattgtacaaaatatttaatcgagTATATACTAATAAGAGGATACAAGTAAAAATACCCAATCACAGATAATTAGGGTGAAAATATACTGATAATTCAGtggtattattaaattattattgtccCTTGATTGATATTTGTTGAATGTATCGTGAATAAAGCTCTATGTTTTATTAACACAGAGTGTTcatgatttaataattgtttaacagTTTTTATATCTTTACAAATATGAATGTACACTGTATATGTTATGAGTTCTCTGTCTCTTTGtatctaaaaaaaattattaaatgtttgtgAATAGTTCCTGTTTCTAAATacctttatatattattaaaaacagacTTACTTGCACTTGGTACATGTATAAAACACAGTCTGCCCTTCATCGGCAGATCTCAACTGTAAGGTGGCATATGACATTTTATCATTCTGACACTGTGGACATTTCCTTTCAACAACTGGACCTTCCGCATCTTCCTCTGTTTCATCCTTCTGTTTTGCTGACGCGTAAACATTGTcctcattgaaattaattgtatatgACATAGCCATGTCACCGAAAGCTGCAGTCAGTAATACATATCGTACAAtatgaacattaaaattattatatgtcAAGATAGTAAAGTAAGAAATAAAGACCTTCAGGACCCCATTCACGTTTGCAGGCATAACATCTCACGTTTCCTTTATCGCCTAACAAAGGTAAAATTGACCCGCAATCAGAACAAAATCCAGGTGTACTTATAAACGAACCACTATCATTAGTTTGCGACATTATTTCTACCGTAGCAAAACGTAATCAAGCAGCACGTGGGCAGAAGTAAACATACTTCTGCTACGATCATAAAGTAATGAACTATAGAATAGACTAAATATCTCTGGCAATTTTGTGATCAAGTCAAACCGTCATACCAGTAACAAACCTTAATTCCCTACATTCAATTACCATTCACCTTAAAAGTCTCGTACATAATAACCAACACGTGATGAGACTTGGAAATTAGCATTATCGtcgattgtatttattttttatatttgtatttattagaaaagatCGTAAGCTCgatgtatatttgattgtaTTTACGAAAATTTACGGTTTCGACTGGTGGCGCCATTcgtggcaaaacgctcaaactggtagatAAATGTTACCGATGTGGGAATTCACGCGGAGTGATAGTGGCGCCATCTGTGCCAAAATGCTTGAACTGTTGAACAACCAAGTTTGCGCATTTCACAGTAGATGAAGCTAtcttatacattaattattatactgatAATGTTTATGCAATTTGCGAGGATTTTCTTGGCTCActgtttatttttacaaaattaaatattgttattatctaaaattattatctCTGATTTAAAATCctaaaatttattttgcaacttgaaatttaattttaatagatgTTCCGTTGGTGTATACTGTAATGTCTAATAATCCATTTACAATAATCCTTTCATACATTATGacataaaatatgataaactaTTCAATTGATCCGTATGGTAGCACAATTGTTAAACAAAATAA
This is a stretch of genomic DNA from Nomia melanderi isolate GNS246 chromosome 1, iyNomMela1, whole genome shotgun sequence. It encodes these proteins:
- the RpI12 gene encoding RNA polymerase I subunit RpI12 isoform X2 — protein: MLISKSHHVLVIMYETFKVNGDKGNVRCYACKREWGPEAFGDMAMSYTINFNEDNVYASAKQKDETEEDAEGPVVERKCPQCQNDKMSYATLQLRSADEGQTVFYTCTKCKYKETENS
- the RpI12 gene encoding RNA polymerase I subunit RpI12 isoform X1, with the protein product MSQTNDSGSFISTPGFCSDCGSILPLLGDKGNVRCYACKREWGPEAFGDMAMSYTINFNEDNVYASAKQKDETEEDAEGPVVERKCPQCQNDKMSYATLQLRSADEGQTVFYTCTKCKYKETENS